In Lagopus muta isolate bLagMut1 chromosome 6, bLagMut1 primary, whole genome shotgun sequence, one DNA window encodes the following:
- the LOC125695270 gene encoding uncharacterized protein LOC125695270: MSNSIASMKSEDVLFDLLEKHGARPSLSGVDWARQNWHNLQSVSDRISVLQNEARSRAGKGKSFICAILGAALKAAVEFRNEKHSAELQTIEALQESVRVTQEFVKTLQNQIVNLEEQLEREKHNSALLQMAFKELLTRKDTGDTVTHRLPQEKTFPQEELQEIKERLDKLEIPIAPLRPLIKTEYTFDNSEDLDPQMNVKEIPFSATELAKLKKDFSRSPKESEAEYVWRVSLTGGDQIRLTEKEAEGYWGPGVFLTTGNNRSPWSLTQRAAYWAGGLNPLERGDPLAITGTTDQLVESVQKAACLQLMYDRKLQPHHESPMMMPVDPERMTPLIRGLPESLKPIGIQLQARIQAMSQGERTRAVLEETVTPNHLQSGCKVWTWGEVAQELINYGRKYGPVVSFPSKSEPRGVRLATASLAPRPPSPKLNGAEKGLPPIKTGRRSIDHKRNGLWTLGWKRGIPRNLMDGLTTDRLEKLVNWWPQQNLQNLEESKTPGPRAFLREPEGLSKPLVN, translated from the coding sequence atgagtaacagtattgccagtatgaaaagtgaagatgtgttatttgaccttttagaaaagcatggtgCTCGTCCCTCTTTGTCAGGGGTGGACTGGGCACGCCAAAATTGGCAtaatttgcagagtgtttcggaccgcaTTAGTGTCTTACAGAATGAGGCTCGTTCACGAGCTGGgaaaggaaagtcgtttatttgtgccatTCTCGgggctgctttaaaagctgccgtggagttccgaaatgaaaagcattcggcagaactccaaaccatagaaGCATTACAGGAgtcggttagagttacacaagaattcgtaaaaactctgcagaatcaaatagttaATCTCGAGGAACAactggaaagagagaaacataATTCGGCCTTGTTGCAGATGGCTTTCAAGGAACTGTTAACACGTAAAGATACTGGCGATACTGTCACCCATAGGTTGCCtcaagaaaaaacttttcctcaggaggaattacaagaaataaaggaaagactAGACAAATTAGAAATCCCAATAGCCCCACTGCGTCCcttgataaaaacagaatatacgttcgataacagtgaggatctagatcctcaaatgaatgttaaggaaATTCCGTTCTCGGCCACCGAACTAGCAAAACTCAAAAAGGACTTTagccgctctccaaaggaatcagaagcagaatatgtatggagggtgAGTCTCACTGGTGGTGATCAGAttcggttaacagaaaaggaagcagaaggttattggggaccaggagtatttttaactactggtaaCAATCGTTCTCCCTGGTCATTAAcgcaaagggctgcctattgggcaggtggtctcaaccctttagaaaggggagaccctcttgccattactggaactACTGACCAATTAGTAGAAAgcgttcaaaaggctgcttgtctccaactgatgtatgatagaaagctgcagccacatcaTGAATCGCCCATGATGATGCCcgttgatcctgagagaatgaccCCTTTAATTAGAGGGCTTCCAGAATCACTGAAACCCATAGGCATACAATTACAAGCAAGGATACAAGCTATGTCACAGGGAGAAAGAACCCGGGCAGTGTTAGAAGAAACTGtaacccccaaccatctgcagtcaggatgcAAAGTATGGACGTGGGGGGAGGTagcccaagagttaattaattatggaagaaaatatgggCCGgtggtttcttttcccagtaaatCTGAGCCAAGAGGTGTAAGGCTTGCAACAGCCAGTCTTGCCCCCAGGCCACCTAGCCCAAAACTTAATGGAGCTGAAAAGGGTTTGCCCCCAATAAAAACAGGTAGACGGAGtattgatcataaacgtaatGGACTTTGGACTCTGGGCTGGAAAAGGGGTATTCCACGAAATTTGATGGATGGATTGACAACAGATaggttagagaaattagttaactggtggccaCAACAAAATCTTCAGAATCTCGAAGagagcaaaaccccaggtcctagggCCTTTCTCAGGGAACCTGAAGGGCTCTCCAAGCCATTAGTAAACTGA